The Paramisgurnus dabryanus chromosome 1, PD_genome_1.1, whole genome shotgun sequence genome includes a window with the following:
- the pmp22b gene encoding peripheral myelin protein 22b, whose translation MLLLLVGIVFLHIAALVLLFVSTIVSAWVVNPASSSDLWINCTTIDQVSKCDPADSGVWIQAVQALMILSIIFSILSLLLFFCQLFTLQKGGRFFLTGAFQIFASLFVMCGAIIYTVMNIEWVHPSLSYGFSYILAWVGFPLALISGLIYVILRKRE comes from the exons ATGTTGCTCCTGTTAGTGGGAATCGTCTTCCTGCACATCGCAGCGCTCGTCCTGCTCTTCGTGTCCACTATAGTCAGC GCATGGGTTGTCAACCCAGCCAGCAGCTCGGATCTCTGGATAAACTGCACCACAATAGATCAAGTGTCTAAATGCGACCCTGCAGATTCTGGAG TATGGATTCAGGCGGTCCAAGCGCTCATGATCCTGTCCATCATCTTCAGTATTCTGTCTCTCTTGCTGTTTTTCTGCCAGCTTTTCACGCTTCAGAAGGGCGGACGCTTCTTCCTCACTGGAGCTTTTCAGATCTTTGCTA GTCTTTTCGTCATGTGCGGGGCTATCATTTATACGGTTATGAACATCGAGTGGGTCCATCCATCATTGTCTTACGGCTTTTCCTATATCCTGGCCTGGGTGGGCTTCCCTCTGGCACTCATAAGCGGTTTAATCTACGTCATTTTGAGAAAACGGGAGTGA